The Patescibacteria group bacterium DNA segment GTCCAAAGTCTAAAAGTTATTGACTTAACGACTTTTAACTCAACTTTTAACTTTAGACTTTTGACTTTTAACTATTCAAATATTTCCGTCCCTTCAATTCTTCGGGCAGATAGTCCTGTTCCACCTTGCCCTCGTAATTTGGATTGTATTTATACCCCTTGCCATATCCCAGATCCTTCATTAAATCCGTAGGCGCGTTCCGGATATGCAAGGGCACGGGCAAATTCTCCAACTCTTTAATATCTTTCTGCACGCTGCAGTATGCCATGTAAAGTTTGTTTGATTTCGGAGCTTTGGAAAGATATGCCACGGCCTGCGCCAGAATTACGTTGCATTCCGGCATGCCGAGATAATGCGATGCCGTGAACGCCGAAACCGCTTGAACCAGCGCGTTTGGATCCGCAAGGCCGATATCCTCGCTTGCGAACCGGACCAGCCGCCGCGCCACATAAAGCGGGTCTTCACCACCCTCGAGCATGCGGCCGAGCCAATAAAGCGCCGCATTCGCATCCGAACCGCGCATTGACTTATGCAGAGCGGAAATTATGTTGTAATGCTCTTCGCCGGTCTTGTCATACAAAAGATGTGTCCGCTGGAGCGCCTCGGCGAGGTCCTTCAGCTCCAATTTTACCATTTTTTGACCGTTTTTTGAAGTGGAGTTAACCGCAGTCTCCAGGGCGTTTAACGCGGTCCGCGCATCTCCGGCCGCCATGTTGGCAAGATAATCCAGGACTTTTGGCTCAACTTGAATATTCATTGCCCCGAGTCCCCTGACTTCATCTCGAAGGGCGAAGTCCAGAATACGCCGGGTTTCCGCGGGCTTGAGCAGGTTCAAAACAAAAACCCGGCACCGCGATAAAAGCGCGGAATTTACTTCAAAGCTCGGATTTTCGGTTGTCGCACCGATTAAAATTATGTTTCCCTGTTCAACGTGCGGCAAAAACGCGTCCTGCTGGGCTTTGTTGAAACGGTGTATTTCGTCAACAAAAAATATTGTTTTTTTAAGATAGAGCCGGCGGTCTTCTTTGGCTTTTTCAATAATCTTTTTGACCTCGGCGATTCCCGTGGAAACGGCTGTAACCTCCACGAAATTTGATTTGGTCTGATTGGCAATAATTTTCGCGAGCGTTGTCTTGCCGGTTCCGGGCGGACCCCAAAAAATCATTGAAGGCGGCTGATCGCTCTCCAGAAGATTGCGCAGCATTTTGCCTTCGCCGACCAAATGCTCCTGGCCGACGAACTCGCTCAAAGTCCTTGGCCTCATACGATCCGCGAGCGGCGAGGGTGTGCGCCTTAGGTTTTGACTAAATAAATCCATAATGATAAACTGTTGCCAATATTTCAAGGAGGAAGGGATGAATAAGGTAAGGGAGTTCTTTTCCAATCTCTGGGATGACGAACTGTGGCGAGACTTTCGCTGCCATTTCGGCTTTCATCAGCCGCCCCATCGGTCGCCTTCGGACATTGAACCCGGCAAAACCGACTTCTTCTGTCCACATTGCGGACTCGTCCTCAAGACCGTCTCTTATGAGCGGCCGGAAGATGCCCTGCACACCTGGGTACTGGATGGCTAACGCGTCTCGTCTCCCGCGGTGCGGGAGACTTTTTTATTTAATATAAGCGAAATTCTTGACTTAATATTACAAACATGCTAGAATTTAGTCAAATTATTCTTCATCGGGCCTGCCTGCGGCAGGCAGGCTGTAGCTTAATACTCAATTAATATTTCATCGGGCTGTAGCGTCCCGACATTCCGCCGCGGGCGGAAGTCGGGACTCATACTTTAGAATATTAAAAAAGATGAGAAAAGGATTTGTATATATTTTACAAAGCACCTCTAATGGTAGATTTTATATCGGCTCTAGCACAGATGTAGCGCATCGACTAATTGATCATAATTACGGCAGAGTGAAATCAACGAAAAACAAGGGGCCATGGGTATTAAAGCTTGTACAATCCTATGATACAATTACCGAGGCAAAACAAATTGAATACAGACTAAAAAAATTAAAGCGTCGAGATTTTATTGAAAAAATCATCGAAGAGGGCCATATTAAGCTAAAGAATATTTCATCGGGCTGTAGCGCAGTTGGTAGCGCGCATCGTTCGGGACGATGAGGCCGCGGGTTCGAGTCCCGCCAGCCCGACCATTATAAATACAAATCTATTTCGAAAAGGGACTCGAAGGGCGCGAGAAAATGCGACCCTGGGAGCATTTGGTGCGCAGCGCCCCGGACCGCGAGCCTGCCTGCCGGCAGGCAGGTCGGAGCGAGCGGGAGTCCCGCCAGCCTGCCTGCCGCAGGCAGACCCGACCAAAAAATAAATAAAACCGCCGCCGGATACCGGGGCGGTTTTTGAATTTAATTCGCTAATAATCAATTCCCGCTCTCGCCGCGACACCCTGATCCATATAATGCTTCACATTCCTCATGTCAGTCACCAGATCCGCGGCCTGCATTATTTCCGGCCGCGCGTTGCGTCCGGTAAGCACCAATTCAATGCGCTCCGGCTTGGGCAAAATCAAATCCAGAACATCGGCGAGCGCGACAAGTTCCTGATGCAGAATATTATTAATCTCGTCAAGAATCAAAACATCATGCTCGGCGCGTTCCAGGATCTCGCGCGCGATTTCCAATCCCCTTTTTGCTTCCCACCTGTCCTCATCGGTTACCGAAAAATCAAATTGATCCGTTGCTGGGTTAAACCTCGCGCGGCCGCATGCCCAAAAATCAATTTCGTCTGCAAAACGCTTTTCAAACATCTTTCTTTCCGAATAAAAATCCCCGCCCTTGTCAAAATACACAATCGCCACGCGCCGTCCTGACTGCACCGCCCTCATCGCAAGTCCGATTGCCGCCGTGGTCTTCCCTTTTCCATCACCAGTATAGACATGTATCATCTCGTAGAGATTA contains these protein-coding regions:
- a CDS encoding replication-associated recombination protein A, with the translated sequence MRPRTLSEFVGQEHLVGEGKMLRNLLESDQPPSMIFWGPPGTGKTTLAKIIANQTKSNFVEVTAVSTGIAEVKKIIEKAKEDRRLYLKKTIFFVDEIHRFNKAQQDAFLPHVEQGNIILIGATTENPSFEVNSALLSRCRVFVLNLLKPAETRRILDFALRDEVRGLGAMNIQVEPKVLDYLANMAAGDARTALNALETAVNSTSKNGQKMVKLELKDLAEALQRTHLLYDKTGEEHYNIISALHKSMRGSDANAALYWLGRMLEGGEDPLYVARRLVRFASEDIGLADPNALVQAVSAFTASHYLGMPECNVILAQAVAYLSKAPKSNKLYMAYCSVQKDIKELENLPVPLHIRNAPTDLMKDLGYGKGYKYNPNYEGKVEQDYLPEELKGRKYLNS
- a CDS encoding cob(I)yrinic acid a,c-diamide adenosyltransferase yields the protein MIHVYTGDGKGKTTAAIGLAMRAVQSGRRVAIVYFDKGGDFYSERKMFEKRFADEIDFWACGRARFNPATDQFDFSVTDEDRWEAKRGLEIAREILERAEHDVLILDEINNILHQELVALADVLDLILPKPERIELVLTGRNARPEIMQAADLVTDMRNVKHYMDQGVAARAGIDY